Proteins co-encoded in one Taeniopygia guttata chromosome 4, bTaeGut7.mat, whole genome shotgun sequence genomic window:
- the SMOX gene encoding spermine oxidase: MQSCEISADSTDDPLSSGLRRKRQPRIVVIGAGLAGLSAAKALLESGFTDVTVLEATDRIGGRVQSVQIGHATFELGATWIHGSHGNPVYHLAEDNGLLEETTDSERSVGRISLYSKNGVAYHLTNSGQRIPKDVVEEFSDLYNEVYNLTQEFFQRGKPVNAESQNSVGVFTRDVVRKRVKADPDDTEAVKRLKLAMIQQYLKVESCESSSHSMDEVSLSEFGEWTEIPGAHHVIPCGFIKIVEILARSIPKSVIQLRKPVKCIHWNQSVSKEIERVADHNSDLPEENKGSNVFVECEDCEFIPADHVIVTVSLGVLKKRHESLFHPRLPEEKVMAIEKLGINTTDKIFLEFEEPFWSSECNSIQFVWEDEAESESLTYPEELWYKKICSFDVLYPPERYGHVLSGWICGEEALIMEKCDDETVAETCTEMLRKFTGNPNIPKPRRILRSSWGSNPYFRGSYSYTQVGSSGADVEKLAKPLPYAESSKTPPMQVMFSGEATHRKYYSTTHGAVLSGQREAARLIEMYQDLLQCPA; encoded by the exons ATGCAAAGTTGTGAAATATCTGCAGACAGCACGGATGATCCTCTTAGTAGTGGCCTACGGAGAAAGCGACAGCCTCGAATAGTCGTGATCGGTGCTGGGCTCGCGGGCCTGTCGGCAGCCAAGGCGCTCCTGGAAAGCGGATTCACGGATGTAACAGTCCTTGAGGCGACCGACCGCATCGGGGGCCGCGTGCAGAGCGTCCAAATCG GGCATGCCACTTTTGAACTGGGAGCTACGTGGATTCATGGTTCACATGGAAACCCAGTCTATCATCTAGCAGAAGACAATGGTTTGCTTGAAGAGACCACTGACAGCGAGAGGAGCGTTGGGCGGATCAGTCTTTACTCCAAGAATGGGGTGGCTTATCACCTCACCAACAGCGGGCAGAGGATCCCGAAAGATGTGGTTGAAGAATTCAGTGATTTATACAACGAG GTCTATAACCTGACTCAGGAGTTCTTCCAACGAGGTAAACCAGTCAATGCCGAGAGCCAGAACAGCGTGGGCGTTTTCACGCGGGACGTCGTGCGCAAACGCGTCAAGGCCGACCCGGACGACACGGAGGCCGTCAAGAGGCTGAAACTGGCCATGATCCAGCAGTACCTGAAG GTAGAGAGTTGTgagagcagctcccacagcatgGATGAAGTCTCGCTGAGTGAATTTGGGGAATGGACCGAAATCCCTGGGGCTCATCACGTCATTCCTTGTGGTTTCATTAAAATCGTGGAGATTCTGGCCCGCTCCATTCCCAAGTCTGTCATTCAGCTCCGCAAGCCGGTCAAGTGCATCCACTGGAACCAGTCGGTCAGCAAGGAGATTGAGAGGGTGGCTGACCACAACAGTGACCTCCCTGAGGAGAACAAGGGCTCCAATGTCTTCGTAGAGTGCGAGGACTGTGAGTTCATCCCAGCTGACCACGTCATTGTGACCGTGTCCCTGGGAGTCTTGAAGAAGCGCCACGAGAGCCTGTTCCACCCCCGCCTGCCTGAGGAGAAGGTGATGGCCATTGAGAAACTGGGAATCAATACCACTGACAAGATCTTCCTGGAGTTTGAAGAACCTTTCTGGAGCTCTGAGTGCAACAGCATCCAGTTTGTCTGGGAGGATGAGGCGGAGAGCGAGAGCCTGACTTATCCTGAGGAGCTGTGGTACAAGAAGATCTGCAGCTTTGATGTGCTGTACCCACCCGAGAGGTACGGCCACGTCCTCAGTGGCTGGATCTGTGGAGAAGAGGCTTTGATTATGGAGAAGTGTGATGATGAAACTGTGGCAGAAACCTGCACCGAAATGCTACGTAAATTTACag GGAATCCAAACATTCCGAAACCTCGCCGGATCCTGCGGTCCTCCTGGGGCAGCAATCCCTACTTCCGTGGATCCTACTCCTACACCCAGGTTGGGTCTAGTGGGGCTGACGTCGAGAAACTGGCAAAGCCACTGCCTTATGCTGAGAGCTCCAAAACTCCT cccatgcaGGTGATGTTTTCGGGGGAGGCCACTCACAGGAAGTATTACTCCACCACCCACGGTGCTGTGCTCTCGGGGCAGAGGGAGGCTGCTCGGCTCATTGAGATGTACCAGGAcctgctgcagtgcccagcctga